A single window of Nicotiana sylvestris chromosome 3, ASM39365v2, whole genome shotgun sequence DNA harbors:
- the LOC138888003 gene encoding uncharacterized protein, translated as MAKGWEEQLETAKSYLDKAAKKMKKFADRKWHPTYYRVGDMVMVKFNPRQFKALRGMHQNLIRKYEGPFKIVAKVGKISYKLDMPSYLKIYHVFHASMLKPYHEDKDDPSRGQSSWVPMSITASHDREIEAIIDYQARRKQGQKATAMFLVHWKGQSQEEATWERYEDLWQFKDKIREFMQQHCVAIVAILGGGECDDPPCHHAT; from the coding sequence ATGGCCAAAGGATGGGAGGAGCAACTCGAAACTGCTAAGTCCTACTtggataaggcagctaagaagatgaagaagtttgcgGATCGTAAGTGGCATCCCACATACTATAGAGttggggacatggtcatggtgaagtttaacccaagacagttcaaggcactacgaggcatgcatcagaatctgattcgcaagtatgaggggccatttaagatcgtcgccaaagtaggcaagatctcatacaagcttgacatgccatCGTATCTCAAGATCTACCATGTCTTCCATGCTAGCATGCTTAAgccatatcatgaagataaggatgatcCGAGCAGGGGCCAATCAAGTTGGGTGCCAATGAGTATCACCGCCTCGCATGATCGGGAGATTGAGGCTATCATAGATTACCAGGCCAGGCGAAAACAAGGGCAAAAAGCCACTGCTATGTTCCTCGTCCATTGGAAAGGGCAATCACAGGAGGAGGCCAcgtgggaacgatatgaagacttATGGCAATTTAAAGATAAGATCCGAGAGTTTATGCAGCAGCATTGCGTCGCGATCGTCGCAATATTgggtgggggagagtgtgatgacccgccatgtcatcatgccacatag
- the LOC104218073 gene encoding uncharacterized protein isoform X1 gives MGKEWLYWGSSGSGTSNRSTHRRRGSRGEEVVLNNNEEAPPPAGCMCFQIFDLPHFQLALNQSRSFKPHSTSSDFLQQEQKPSFLKGLEAPRNSLDLEEPVVERKSVSSSLSSSTMKIDDQNLNIPVGIQIRTSCDSRSSRVSTSTSRTRTDDISSECSSTSPAGTKTPTLVARLMGLDLLPENNSPRISLSTCNSNNPPPKSKNVVNNQSHGGQSNSKNRRLSNFESSDNGTLSLPETPRISSASRRSDVDHYHHRLSLQINKENNMGDVFEHSAYSTASRNMARNRRMSSYENNENYNRSPGYYARQIVKQVKESVSRKVGHDITNTSFRRKDDQLATAKYDDQVVLLKPKKQTSKVLAKLHGDDHDFSPSKQTTPSCSPRFRFLEPKSSKPVNSSTAKSQTSHSPRFSPLSPLPENPTTLPAKIVTKPKTQSSQQEQVKQKRHLEQNAIQKGKGDKCRSSAHPKKPPQACDAIRSKKEEPFVRSAAATNKDKKCKKTSLSNQLVNNSVPTILPLKKDPSPPPTKLLIKQSQQQESDTHPSKRNTQLSSSSSHRYKHYKLTTKFQEMNRDTCNGATISGDGAEFQYIQRILKRTGIDKSTPLSLAKWYSHSHPLDPSIFHHFELFHLPITTSIFTTPNSTLTLRCNRKLIFQLVDELLVDILKPYFSFKSRQRCRMNGKELIDTLCMRIRSFPSANCQVLEDIDALIGKDLEKTELGIASDPFQEQVESIVSEIERDIIEELMHETAYKVTV, from the exons ATGGGCAAAGAGTGGCTGTACTGGGGCAGCAGTGGCAGTGGTACTAGTAATAGATCTACCCATAGAAGAAGAGGATCAAGAGGAGAAGAAGTAGTACTGAATAATAATGAAGAAGCTCCTCCTCCAGCTGGTTGCATGTGCTTCCAAATCTTTGATTTACCTCATTTTCAGTTGGCTTTGAACCAATCTCGTTCTTTCAAACCTCATTCAACTTCTTCTGATTTCCTTCAACAAGAACAAAAACCTTCTTTCCTCAAAG GACTTGAAGCACCAAGAAACAGCTTGGATTTAGAAGAGCCTGTTGTGGAACGGAAATCTGTGTCAAGTTCATTGTCTTCATCAACCATGAAAATAGACGACCAAAATTTGAATATCCCG GTGGGAATTCAAATCAGAACAAGCTGTGATTCCAGATCATCAAGAGTGTCAACGTCAACCTCAAGAACAAGGACAGATGATATTTCATCAGAATGTAGCAGCACCTCTCCAGCGGGGACCAAGACTCCAACTCTAGTAGCTAGACTTATGGGTCTTGATCTTCTCCCTGAAAATAACTCCCCTCGTATTTCACTTTCCACTTGCAATAGTAATAATCCTCCACCAAAGTCCAAGAATGTGGTTAATAATCAGAGCCACGGCGGCCAGTCAAACAGTAAAAACAGAAGATTGAGCAACTTTGAAAGTAGTGACAATGGTACTCTGTCACTTCCAGAGACACCAAGAATATCTTCAGCTAGCAGGAGGTCAGATGTGGATCATTATCATCACAGGTTATCACTTCAAATCAACAAAGAGAATAACATGGGTGACGTATTTGAACATTCGGCTTATTCTACTGCTAGCAGAAATATGGCCAGGAATAGGAGGATGAGCAGCTATGAAAATAATGAGAATTACAACAGAAGTCCAGGGTATTATGCTAGGCAAATTgtgaagcaagtcaaagaaagtgTTAGCAGAAAAGTTGGTCATGACATTACTAACACAAGTTTCAGAAGGAAAGATGACCAATTAGCTACTGCTAAATATGATGATCAAGTTGTTTTGCTTAAACCAAAGAAACAAACATCTAAGGTTTTAGCCAAATTACATGGAGATGATCATGACTTTAGCCCAAGTAAACAAACAACTCCTTCTTGCTCACCTAGGTtcagattcttggagcccaagagTAGTAAACCAGTCAACTCATCGACGGCAAAAAGTCAAACTTCTCATTCTCCTAGATTTTCACCATTATCTCCACTTCCAGAGAACCCCACCACATTACCAGCTAAAATAGTCACAAAGCCCAAGACTCAAAGTTCACAACAAGAGCAAGTGAAACAGAAGCGCCATTTAGAGCAGAATGCTATTCAAAAGGGAAAAGGTGACAAATGCCGCAGTAGTGCACATCCTAAGAAGCCACCGCAAGCTTGTGATGCTATTCGTAGCAAGAAAGAGGAGCCATTCGTTCGTTCAGCAGCAGCAACTAATAAAgacaagaagtgcaagaaaacTTCATTGTCAAATCAACTTGTTAACAACAGCGTTCCCACCATTTTGCCATTAAAGAAAGACCCTTCTCCACCACCCACCAAATTACTCATTAAGCAG TCACAGCAGCAAGAATCAGATACTCATCCATCGAAAAGGAACACACAGTTATCTAGTAGTTCGAGCCATAGGTACAAGCATTATAAGCTCACCACGAAATTCCAAGAAATGAACCGCGACACATGTAACGGTGCTACCATTTCCGGTGATGGAGCCGAATTTCAGTACATTCAGAGAATACTAAAACGTACGGGTATCGACAAAAGTACTCCCCTGTCCTTAGCCAAATGGTACTCTCATTCTCACCCTCTTGACCCCTCCATTTTTCACCACTTTGAACTTTTTCACCTCCCTATAACCACTTCCATTTTCACCACCCCGAATTCTACTTTAACCCTGAGATGTAACAGAaagttaattttccaacttgtggATGAGCTCCTAGTTGATATCTTGAAACCATATTTTAGTTTCAAGTCAAGGCAACGTTGTCGAATGAATGGGAAGGAATTGATTGACACGTTGtgcatgagaatacgaagcttcCCTTCAGCTAATTGTCAAGTTCTTGAAGATATTGATGCATTGATTGGCAAAGATTTGGAAAAAACAGAGCTTGGAATTGCAAGTGATCCATTTCAAGAACAAGTGGAAAGCATAGTAAGTGAAATTGAACGTGACATTATAGAAGAACTAATGCATGAAACGGCGTACAAAGTAACGGTGTGA
- the LOC104218073 gene encoding uncharacterized protein isoform X2, giving the protein MGKEWLYWGSSGSGTSNRSTHRRRGSRGEEVVLNNNEEAPPPAGCMCFQIFDLPHFQLALNQSRSFKPHSTSSDFLQQEQKPSFLKAPRNSLDLEEPVVERKSVSSSLSSSTMKIDDQNLNIPVGIQIRTSCDSRSSRVSTSTSRTRTDDISSECSSTSPAGTKTPTLVARLMGLDLLPENNSPRISLSTCNSNNPPPKSKNVVNNQSHGGQSNSKNRRLSNFESSDNGTLSLPETPRISSASRRSDVDHYHHRLSLQINKENNMGDVFEHSAYSTASRNMARNRRMSSYENNENYNRSPGYYARQIVKQVKESVSRKVGHDITNTSFRRKDDQLATAKYDDQVVLLKPKKQTSKVLAKLHGDDHDFSPSKQTTPSCSPRFRFLEPKSSKPVNSSTAKSQTSHSPRFSPLSPLPENPTTLPAKIVTKPKTQSSQQEQVKQKRHLEQNAIQKGKGDKCRSSAHPKKPPQACDAIRSKKEEPFVRSAAATNKDKKCKKTSLSNQLVNNSVPTILPLKKDPSPPPTKLLIKQSQQQESDTHPSKRNTQLSSSSSHRYKHYKLTTKFQEMNRDTCNGATISGDGAEFQYIQRILKRTGIDKSTPLSLAKWYSHSHPLDPSIFHHFELFHLPITTSIFTTPNSTLTLRCNRKLIFQLVDELLVDILKPYFSFKSRQRCRMNGKELIDTLCMRIRSFPSANCQVLEDIDALIGKDLEKTELGIASDPFQEQVESIVSEIERDIIEELMHETAYKVTV; this is encoded by the exons ATGGGCAAAGAGTGGCTGTACTGGGGCAGCAGTGGCAGTGGTACTAGTAATAGATCTACCCATAGAAGAAGAGGATCAAGAGGAGAAGAAGTAGTACTGAATAATAATGAAGAAGCTCCTCCTCCAGCTGGTTGCATGTGCTTCCAAATCTTTGATTTACCTCATTTTCAGTTGGCTTTGAACCAATCTCGTTCTTTCAAACCTCATTCAACTTCTTCTGATTTCCTTCAACAAGAACAAAAACCTTCTTTCCTCAAAG CACCAAGAAACAGCTTGGATTTAGAAGAGCCTGTTGTGGAACGGAAATCTGTGTCAAGTTCATTGTCTTCATCAACCATGAAAATAGACGACCAAAATTTGAATATCCCG GTGGGAATTCAAATCAGAACAAGCTGTGATTCCAGATCATCAAGAGTGTCAACGTCAACCTCAAGAACAAGGACAGATGATATTTCATCAGAATGTAGCAGCACCTCTCCAGCGGGGACCAAGACTCCAACTCTAGTAGCTAGACTTATGGGTCTTGATCTTCTCCCTGAAAATAACTCCCCTCGTATTTCACTTTCCACTTGCAATAGTAATAATCCTCCACCAAAGTCCAAGAATGTGGTTAATAATCAGAGCCACGGCGGCCAGTCAAACAGTAAAAACAGAAGATTGAGCAACTTTGAAAGTAGTGACAATGGTACTCTGTCACTTCCAGAGACACCAAGAATATCTTCAGCTAGCAGGAGGTCAGATGTGGATCATTATCATCACAGGTTATCACTTCAAATCAACAAAGAGAATAACATGGGTGACGTATTTGAACATTCGGCTTATTCTACTGCTAGCAGAAATATGGCCAGGAATAGGAGGATGAGCAGCTATGAAAATAATGAGAATTACAACAGAAGTCCAGGGTATTATGCTAGGCAAATTgtgaagcaagtcaaagaaagtgTTAGCAGAAAAGTTGGTCATGACATTACTAACACAAGTTTCAGAAGGAAAGATGACCAATTAGCTACTGCTAAATATGATGATCAAGTTGTTTTGCTTAAACCAAAGAAACAAACATCTAAGGTTTTAGCCAAATTACATGGAGATGATCATGACTTTAGCCCAAGTAAACAAACAACTCCTTCTTGCTCACCTAGGTtcagattcttggagcccaagagTAGTAAACCAGTCAACTCATCGACGGCAAAAAGTCAAACTTCTCATTCTCCTAGATTTTCACCATTATCTCCACTTCCAGAGAACCCCACCACATTACCAGCTAAAATAGTCACAAAGCCCAAGACTCAAAGTTCACAACAAGAGCAAGTGAAACAGAAGCGCCATTTAGAGCAGAATGCTATTCAAAAGGGAAAAGGTGACAAATGCCGCAGTAGTGCACATCCTAAGAAGCCACCGCAAGCTTGTGATGCTATTCGTAGCAAGAAAGAGGAGCCATTCGTTCGTTCAGCAGCAGCAACTAATAAAgacaagaagtgcaagaaaacTTCATTGTCAAATCAACTTGTTAACAACAGCGTTCCCACCATTTTGCCATTAAAGAAAGACCCTTCTCCACCACCCACCAAATTACTCATTAAGCAG TCACAGCAGCAAGAATCAGATACTCATCCATCGAAAAGGAACACACAGTTATCTAGTAGTTCGAGCCATAGGTACAAGCATTATAAGCTCACCACGAAATTCCAAGAAATGAACCGCGACACATGTAACGGTGCTACCATTTCCGGTGATGGAGCCGAATTTCAGTACATTCAGAGAATACTAAAACGTACGGGTATCGACAAAAGTACTCCCCTGTCCTTAGCCAAATGGTACTCTCATTCTCACCCTCTTGACCCCTCCATTTTTCACCACTTTGAACTTTTTCACCTCCCTATAACCACTTCCATTTTCACCACCCCGAATTCTACTTTAACCCTGAGATGTAACAGAaagttaattttccaacttgtggATGAGCTCCTAGTTGATATCTTGAAACCATATTTTAGTTTCAAGTCAAGGCAACGTTGTCGAATGAATGGGAAGGAATTGATTGACACGTTGtgcatgagaatacgaagcttcCCTTCAGCTAATTGTCAAGTTCTTGAAGATATTGATGCATTGATTGGCAAAGATTTGGAAAAAACAGAGCTTGGAATTGCAAGTGATCCATTTCAAGAACAAGTGGAAAGCATAGTAAGTGAAATTGAACGTGACATTATAGAAGAACTAATGCATGAAACGGCGTACAAAGTAACGGTGTGA